The Verrucomicrobiota bacterium region CGGTTTGGGAAGACTTGCCTGAAAAGCGTGAGTTTTGGCGGCAACTCAAACGCAAAGCCGGACTCGCTCCCGATTATTGGTCGAAGGAACTGAAGGTCAGCCGGTATGTCGCCCATTGCTTTGGGGAACCACCGGCGTAAAACCTCGGTGCTATTCTTCCACCACTTGGATCAGCAACACCGTCACGTTATCATGACCGCCCGCGCTGTTGGCGGCCTCCACCAAGGCGCGGCATTTGTACTCCAGGCCGCCATCCAAGCCGAGCATCCCCTCAATCTCCGCGTCGGCCAACATGCCCGTCAAGCCATCCGAACACAGCAGGAAAATATCCCCCGGGCTGGCGCGTAAATCGCGCATTTGCGGCAGCGGCTGCCCCTCCATGCCGACATGGCGGGTCAAGCGCGAACGGCCGGGATGCGTCATCGCCTCGGCTTCCGTGAGTTCGCCGGCATCAATGAGCAACTGGGCAATGGAATGGTCATGAGTTAAACGTTTCAACTTGCCCTCGCGAAAGCGATAAGCCCGGCTGTCGCCCAGGTAGCCAACATACGCGTAGCCATCCTGGAATACCGCGCATACGGCGGTGGAACCCATGCCGGTCAACTCCGGTTTGCTCCGGGCTTGGGCGCTCATGGTCAGGCTCATCTCGGTGAGCGCTTTGAGCAGATTGTTCTTTATTTTAGGCACGCTCAACCCACCCTGCACCGGGTACGCCGTGCGGAGCAACCCCGGCAAGCGGTCAACCACCAGTTGCGATGCCACTTCCCCCGCAAACTGCCCGCCCATGCCATCGGCGACGATGAAGATTCCCTCCTCGGGGAACGCCACCCAATTGTCCTCATTTTTCTCCCGGACCCGGCCTTGATCCGTAAGTCCGGCATGTTGCAGTGAAATCATTATAAAGCTTTC contains the following coding sequences:
- a CDS encoding protein phosphatase 2C domain-containing protein, whose amino-acid sequence is MISLQHAGLTDQGRVREKNEDNWVAFPEEGIFIVADGMGGQFAGEVASQLVVDRLPGLLRTAYPVQGGLSVPKIKNNLLKALTEMSLTMSAQARSKPELTGMGSTAVCAVFQDGYAYVGYLGDSRAYRFREGKLKRLTHDHSIAQLLIDAGELTEAEAMTHPGRSRLTRHVGMEGQPLPQMRDLRASPGDIFLLCSDGLTGMLADAEIEGMLGLDGGLEYKCRALVEAANSAGGHDNVTVLLIQVVEE